One genomic window of Cryptococcus neoformans var. neoformans JEC21 chromosome 13 sequence includes the following:
- a CDS encoding heat shock protein, putative, producing MASVVGIDLGNLSSKVGVARHRGIDIIVNEVSNRATPSLVSFTPRQRFIGEPAKTAETSNFKNTVGSLKRLIGRSFNDPEVEEYEKKFINAQLIDVNGEIGVKVNYLGEPTDFSFTQLVAAYLGKIRDTTAAELKQSVSDVVIAVPGWFTDVQRRALLDAANIAGLNALRLINDTTAVALGYGITKADLPESTEAPRHVVFVDVGHSDYSVAVVAFSKGQLTIKSTAYDRHFGGRDFDYALVQHFAEEFKTKYKVDVLSSPKAVFRLTTGCERLKKVLSANAEAPINVESLMNDIDATSTLTRESFEKLTDHLLSRVSDPLAEALEKAGLTIDQVDAVELVGGSTRIPAIKERIQQFFGGKILNFTLNQDEAIARGATFACASLSPVFRVREFAVHDIAAYPIKISWEKEAGNPDEDTELVVFGTANPIPSTKVLTFYRQGPFELEAAYADPASLPKGINPWIGKYTVKSVEKPASGDLSIVKVKARLNLHGIMNFEGAYCVEEVEKEEEVTVGEGEDAKTEKKLVKKIQRKGDCPVVGQYTGLVQDKVNDLVEKEGKMHAEDKLVMETEDRKNALEEYVYDTRGKLDDRYANYVQASEKEALLQGLQEAEDWLYSEDGEDATKSAYVQKLDALKAMGDPIVLRWKESEDRPRAAAALREALNTYLTAAQGEDEKYSHIEESEKAKVIEKCATTQQWLEDQLFRQSEKPKNVNPVITSAEINRRREDVVYSSNAILNKPKPKPKVTTEAPQQPPAQEKTENEPEAKVEEMDID from the exons ATGGCCAGTGTCGTCGGTATTGATCTCGGTaacctttcctccaagGTTGGTGTTGCCCGACACCGAGGAATCGACATCATTGTCAACGAAGTTTCCAACCGTGCCACCCC CTCTCTCGTCTCTTTTACCCCTCGTCAAAGATTTATCGGTGAACCCGCCAAGACCGCCGAGACTTCAAACTTCAAAAACACCGTTGGCTctttgaagaggttgaTCGGCAGGTCTTTCAACGACCCCGAGGTTGAGGAGTACGAGAAGAAGTTCATCAACGCGCAGCTCATTGACGTTAACGGTGAGATTGGTGTGAAG GTCAACTATCTTGGCGAGCCCACCGACTTCTCTTTCACTCAGCTCGTTGCCGCCTACCTTGGCAAGATCCGAGACACCACTGCCGCTGAGTTGAAGCAGTCCGTTTCCGACGTTGTTATCGCCGTTCCCGGATGGTTCACCGACGTCCAGCGACGTGCTTTGCTCGACGCTGCCAACATCGCCGGTCTCAATGCTCTTCGGCTCATCAACGACACCACCGCTGTTGCTCTTGGTTACGGTATCACCAAGGCTGACTTGCCCGAGAGCACCGAGGCTCCTCGACACGTCGTTTTCGTTGACGTCGGCCACTCCGACTACTCCGTCGCAGTTGTTGCCTTCTCCAAGGGTCAATTGACCATCAAGTCCACTGCCTATGACAGGCATTTCGGTGGCCGGGACTTCGATTATGCTTTGGTCCAGCATTTCGCTGAGGAATTCAAGACCAAGTACAAGGTTGACGTCCTCTCGTCCCCCAAGGCTGTCTTCCGACTCACCACTGGCTGTGAGCGTCTCAAGAAGGTCCTCTCCGCCAACGCTGAAGCCCCAATCAACGTTGAATCGCTCATGAACGACATTGACGCCACTTCTACCTTGACCCGAGAGTCCTTCGAGAAGCTCACTgaccatctcctctcccgAGTCTCTGACCCTCTTGCCGAGGCCCTTGAAAAGGCCGGTCTTACTATTGACCAAGTTGATGCCGTCGAGCTTGTCGGTGGCTCTACCCGTATCCCTGCCATCAAGGAGCGAATCCAGCAGTTTTTCGGTGGTAAGATCCTTAACTTTACCCTTAACCAGGATGAAGCTATTGCCCGAGGTGCCACCTTCGCTTGtgcttccctttcccccgTCTTCCGAGTCAGGGAGTTTGCCGTCCACGACATTGCCGCTTACCCCATCAAAATCTcatgggagaaggaggctggCAACCCCGATGAGGACACCGAACTCGTTGTCTTCGGTACCGCTAACCCCATCCCTTCAACTAAGGTCCTTACTTTCTACCGACAGGGCCCCTTCGAGCTCGAGGCTGCTTATGCCGACCCCgcctctcttccaaagGGTATCAACCCCTGGATCGGCAAGTACACTGTCAAGAGCGTCGAGAAACCCGCTTCTGGCGACCTTTCTATCGTCAAGGTTAAGGCTCGACTTAATTTGCACGGTATCATGAACTTTGAGGGTGCCTACTGCgttgaggaggttgaaaaggaggaggaggttaCAGTtggtgagggtgaggatGCCAAGAccgagaagaagttggtTAAGAAGATCCAGAGGAAGGGTGATTGCCCCGTTGTTGGCCAGTACACTGGTTTGGTCCAGGACAAGGTCAACGACCTcgtcgagaaggagggtaaGATGCACGCTGAGGACAAGTTGGTCATGGAGACCGAG GACCGCAAGAATGCTCTCGAAGAATATGTCTACGACACCCGAGGCAAGCTTGACGACCGATACGCCAACTACGTCCAGGCTtcggagaaggaagctcTCCTTCAGGGTCTTCAGGAGGCTGAGGACTGGCTCTACTCTGAGGACGGTGAGGATGCCACCAAATCTGCCTACGTCCAGAAGCTCGATGCTCTTAAGGCCATGGGTGACCCTATCGTGTTgaggtggaaggagagcgaGGATAGGCCTAGGGCTGCCGCTGCTCTTAGGGAGGCTTTGAACACCTACTTGACCGCTGCCCaaggtgaggatgagaagtACAGCCACATCGAGGAGTCtgagaaggccaaggtc ATTGAGAAGTGTGCCACCACCCAACAATGGCTTGAGGACCAACTTTTCCGTCAATCAGAAAAACCCAAGAACGTTAACCCCGTCATCACTTCTGCCGAGATCAACAGGCGACGAGAGGACGTTGTCTACAGCAGCAATGCTATCCTCAACAAGCCCAAACCTAAGCCCAAGGTCACCACTGAGGCTCCTCAGCAGCCTCCTGCGCAGGAGAAGACTGAGAATGAGCCCGAGgccaaggttgaggagatggacaTCGACTAG
- a CDS encoding expressed protein produces MFVRSLLRTTTTTMPSARSMVTRNASTYVPRPEPMGPFRQFFHDKPVPVDAYPLIAIVVVMCSGATYMLTKHIKEDRDHLRWLPKHGGVKFEIPRE; encoded by the exons ATGTTCGTGCGATCTCTTCTCCGAACCACTACCACCACAATGCCTTCCGCGAGGAGCATGGTCACTCGCAATGCTTCCACCTATGTCCCGCGCCCCGAGCCTATGGGTCCT TTCCGACAGTTCTTCCATGACAAGCCTGTCCCCGTTGATGCCTACCCCCTTATTGCGATCGTTGTCGTCATGTGTTCCGGTGCCACTTATA TGCTCACCAAGCACATCAAAGAAGACCGAGATCACCTTCGGTGGCTTCCCAAGCACGGCGGTGTCAAGTTTGAGATTCCCCGAGAGTAA